Proteins from a genomic interval of Schaalia odontolytica:
- a CDS encoding ABC transporter permease — protein sequence MTESTPRSPSTSLAQRVARIEGEPLRELGDKSGLWNGTKRAFADVWNRRELLRLLVNRELKARYKDSNLGFVWSLFKPLSQLLIYFIVIGQFLGAARGIPSFAIFVFTGLTAWGFFLEAVTGGTGSIVANSGLIKKVYLPREIFPLSTLGTAAVNSAIQLVILLGAIVVTGAIPSLPQLAYLPLSLVVLVIYATLFALLLSALNVYMRDIQHLIEVITFLAFWASPIVYSYSYVERALAQSYPVIHEIYLSNPVTLAILGFQKSLWAAGADQPYPSHLMIRLAVAAIVGLLLIFGAHRIFARLEGNFAQEL from the coding sequence ATGACTGAAAGCACGCCACGTTCTCCTTCGACGTCGCTCGCCCAGCGGGTTGCGCGCATCGAAGGCGAACCCCTGCGCGAGCTGGGGGACAAGAGCGGCCTGTGGAACGGGACGAAGCGAGCGTTCGCCGACGTGTGGAATCGTCGCGAGCTGCTGCGCCTGCTCGTCAACCGTGAGCTCAAGGCTCGCTACAAGGACTCCAACCTCGGGTTCGTGTGGTCGTTGTTCAAGCCGCTCTCACAGCTCCTCATCTACTTCATTGTGATCGGCCAGTTCCTGGGTGCCGCCCGGGGAATCCCCTCCTTCGCGATCTTCGTCTTCACCGGCCTGACGGCCTGGGGCTTCTTCCTCGAAGCGGTCACCGGCGGAACAGGGTCGATCGTGGCGAACTCCGGACTCATCAAGAAGGTCTACCTCCCTCGCGAGATATTCCCGCTGTCGACCCTGGGTACCGCCGCGGTCAACTCCGCGATTCAGCTGGTCATCCTGCTCGGCGCGATCGTCGTCACCGGCGCGATACCATCGCTGCCCCAGCTGGCCTACCTGCCGCTGAGCCTGGTCGTGCTGGTCATCTACGCCACGCTCTTCGCCCTGCTGCTCTCGGCGCTCAACGTCTACATGCGCGACATCCAGCACCTGATCGAGGTCATTACCTTCCTGGCCTTTTGGGCATCGCCCATCGTCTACTCCTACAGCTACGTGGAGCGGGCGCTGGCGCAGAGCTACCCCGTCATTCACGAGATATACCTCAGTAATCCCGTGACGCTGGCGATCCTCGGCTTCCAGAAGTCGCTGTGGGCAGCGGGGGCGGATCAGCCCTATCCCTCGCACCTGATGATTCGCCTCGCTGTGGCGGCCATCGTCGGTCTTCTCCTTATCTTTGGGGCGCACCGCATCTTTGCGCGCCTCGAGGGCAACTTCGCTCAGGAGCTGTAA
- a CDS encoding glycosyltransferase family 2 protein, producing MSHARGDETPVKAAACVPPALARPSARVVLVNWKNAPLTLRAARSVAVQLAPGDRLVLVDNGSADGSLAAMRAEVPGLLALVGTRSPRGGAAQHGQIEVVDARENGGFGAGVMAGAQAMTEDALVLLNNDATARDGFLDALLAPLCDPDVGATTALLLLAGRYRPALAGDGEALVGPDGQRWVRLSEAEADTGEGIVLVNSTGNVVDASGNGQDRDWLTPASRLSASPDVFGVCGGACAIRRDAWEAVGGIRTDLFMYYEDTDLSYKLREAGYRVRFASRAIADHEHAASSDAHSPMFMRVNARNRLIVAAEHAPWGVLARALVRSLGRAASAGFSGPAARGIAQGLAALPGALRRRSAARTSCASENAHSSKARRGRERE from the coding sequence ATGAGTCACGCGCGCGGAGATGAGACCCCCGTCAAGGCGGCCGCGTGTGTGCCCCCCGCTCTCGCCAGGCCGAGCGCACGCGTCGTTCTCGTCAACTGGAAGAACGCGCCCCTGACCCTGAGAGCTGCGCGCTCCGTCGCCGTCCAGCTCGCGCCGGGAGATCGGCTCGTCCTCGTCGACAACGGCTCGGCAGACGGCTCCCTCGCCGCCATGCGCGCCGAGGTGCCTGGCCTCCTGGCGCTCGTGGGAACACGCAGCCCCCGGGGTGGCGCCGCCCAGCACGGGCAGATCGAGGTCGTGGACGCGCGAGAGAACGGCGGATTCGGGGCCGGGGTCATGGCGGGAGCGCAGGCGATGACCGAGGATGCCCTCGTCCTGCTCAACAACGACGCCACCGCCCGCGACGGGTTCCTCGACGCCCTCCTCGCGCCGCTGTGCGACCCCGACGTGGGCGCCACGACCGCGCTCCTTCTCCTGGCGGGGCGCTATCGGCCCGCGCTCGCGGGGGACGGCGAGGCCCTTGTCGGGCCCGACGGACAGCGCTGGGTTCGCCTCAGCGAGGCCGAGGCCGATACCGGGGAAGGGATCGTCCTGGTGAACTCGACGGGGAACGTGGTGGACGCCTCGGGCAACGGCCAGGACCGCGACTGGCTCACGCCGGCCTCGCGCCTGAGCGCATCCCCCGACGTGTTTGGCGTGTGCGGGGGTGCGTGTGCGATCCGGCGCGACGCGTGGGAAGCAGTCGGAGGAATCCGCACGGATCTGTTCATGTACTACGAGGACACGGACCTGTCCTACAAGCTCCGCGAGGCCGGCTACCGGGTGCGATTCGCCTCTCGCGCCATCGCCGATCACGAGCACGCCGCCTCCTCGGACGCGCACTCGCCGATGTTCATGCGGGTGAATGCCCGCAATCGCCTGATCGTCGCCGCCGAGCACGCGCCGTGGGGTGTGCTCGCCCGGGCGCTCGTCAGGTCCCTCGGGCGAGCGGCGAGCGCGGGCTTTTCCGGCCCGGCGGCGCGCGGCATCGCCCAGGGCCTGGCGGCGCTCCCGGGAGCGCTGCGCAGAAGGAGCGCCGCACGCACCAGCTGCGCCAGTGAGAACGCCCACTCGTCTAAGGCTCGGCGAGGGCGGGAACGTGAGTAA
- a CDS encoding glycosyltransferase family 4 protein translates to MSLRVGMVVEQMWQSVPGGSGRYIVELASRLAAEGINPVGVAARHGGRAPSAEQVGLTIPVRTSFLPRRALYAAWDRLTWPSVDRMLGVGSPGGARVVHATTWAIPPTSLPLVVTVHDVAFLREASHFTAHGAAYFRRALATTRCCADAVVVPSRATAEDCIEAGIEEDIITVIPHGLTHTPVTGEQVDAFRSRNGLTRPYILWVGTREPRKNLPTLLQAYRALAPTSELDLVLVGPAGWGQDPTEVDLPSTRVHVLGRLDDTDLACAYAGARVFTFPSIWEGFGLPVLEAMAHGTPVVTSADTCMAEITGDDAGLLVPATSASALAVALEAAAGPEHQRLAAAGLRRARDFTWEASAAAHALLYESLAGTR, encoded by the coding sequence ATGAGCCTGCGCGTCGGAATGGTAGTGGAACAAATGTGGCAGAGCGTGCCCGGAGGGTCGGGGCGCTACATCGTTGAGCTCGCCTCGCGCCTGGCCGCCGAGGGGATCAATCCCGTGGGTGTTGCCGCTCGCCACGGGGGGCGAGCACCTTCCGCCGAGCAGGTTGGCCTCACGATTCCCGTGCGTACCTCTTTCCTGCCGCGCCGCGCCCTGTACGCCGCGTGGGACCGGCTGACCTGGCCGAGCGTGGACCGGATGCTGGGGGTGGGCTCGCCGGGCGGAGCCCGCGTTGTCCACGCGACAACCTGGGCGATTCCTCCCACTTCTCTTCCGCTCGTCGTCACCGTCCACGACGTTGCCTTCCTGCGCGAGGCGAGCCACTTCACCGCCCACGGCGCCGCCTACTTCCGCCGCGCCCTCGCGACAACCAGGTGCTGCGCCGACGCCGTCGTCGTCCCCTCGCGCGCCACGGCCGAGGATTGCATCGAGGCCGGGATCGAGGAGGACATCATCACGGTGATTCCCCACGGCCTGACACACACGCCGGTCACGGGCGAGCAGGTCGATGCCTTCCGCTCGCGCAACGGCCTGACGCGCCCGTACATCCTGTGGGTGGGCACCCGCGAACCGCGCAAGAACCTGCCCACCCTTCTACAGGCCTACCGCGCCCTGGCCCCGACCTCGGAGCTGGACCTCGTTCTCGTTGGACCCGCCGGATGGGGGCAGGACCCCACCGAGGTTGACCTGCCCTCCACCCGCGTCCACGTCCTCGGGCGTTTGGACGATACCGATCTGGCGTGCGCCTACGCCGGGGCCCGAGTCTTCACCTTCCCCTCCATCTGGGAGGGCTTCGGCCTGCCGGTCCTCGAAGCCATGGCCCACGGAACCCCCGTCGTCACGAGCGCCGATACGTGCATGGCGGAGATCACCGGGGATGACGCCGGCCTGCTGGTGCCCGCAACCAGCGCTTCCGCGCTCGCCGTTGCCCTCGAGGCGGCCGCGGGACCCGAGCATCAACGCCTGGCCGCAGCCGGACTCAGGCGCGCCAGGGACTTCACGTGGGAAGCGTCCGCCGCGGCCCACGCCCTGCTCTACGAATCGCTGGCGGGTACCCGATGA
- a CDS encoding ABC transporter ATP-binding protein: MSMPEVVRVDNVSKVFQLHRDTSVKDRILRSSGSRVKEFRALDSVSVDVRLNESVGLMGHNGSGKSTLLKIMGSIIRPTSGRVTTRGRMAALLELGAGFHQDLTGRENVFLNASILGMTRAETEACFDEIVAFSGIEQFIDTQVKFYSSGMYVRLAFAVAVHSDPDVLLVDEVLAVGDEPFQRKCMDKIHEFQTEGRAIVLVSHSAEQVESVCTRGVVLDHGKLVFEGSTSDAVRILREGFQRDALAAPVHTEESGTISIRDIAMVDEDGAPLRVARTGDTIRIRMDLHASKRVEGWVTAFSLDTNLGQKLHYYNSRNSGVTLPPIDGDATVMITVPTLTLGEGMYRMNVSIDDAGGQPYAQRDGAWDLVVQGNGIGSGPVALDSAIEVEG, translated from the coding sequence ATGTCAATGCCCGAAGTCGTCCGCGTGGACAACGTCTCCAAGGTCTTTCAGCTGCACAGGGACACCTCCGTCAAGGATCGTATCCTGCGTTCCTCGGGCAGCCGGGTCAAGGAGTTTCGGGCCCTCGACTCCGTGAGCGTTGATGTGCGACTGAATGAGTCGGTGGGCCTCATGGGGCACAACGGATCGGGCAAGTCGACGCTGCTCAAGATCATGGGATCCATCATTCGGCCCACCTCCGGTCGCGTGACGACCCGCGGGCGCATGGCCGCCCTCCTCGAGCTGGGTGCAGGCTTCCACCAGGATCTGACGGGGCGAGAGAACGTCTTCCTCAACGCCTCGATCCTGGGCATGACGCGGGCGGAAACCGAGGCATGCTTCGACGAGATCGTCGCGTTTTCGGGTATCGAGCAGTTTATCGACACTCAGGTGAAGTTCTATTCCTCGGGCATGTATGTGCGCCTGGCCTTCGCCGTCGCCGTCCACTCCGACCCGGACGTGCTCCTCGTCGACGAGGTCCTGGCGGTCGGCGACGAGCCGTTCCAACGCAAGTGCATGGACAAGATCCACGAGTTCCAGACCGAGGGACGAGCCATCGTCCTGGTCTCCCACTCGGCGGAACAAGTGGAGTCCGTGTGTACGCGGGGAGTGGTTCTCGATCACGGCAAGCTCGTTTTCGAGGGATCGACGTCGGACGCGGTGCGCATTCTGCGCGAAGGATTCCAACGCGACGCCCTCGCCGCCCCCGTCCACACGGAGGAGAGCGGCACGATCTCGATCCGCGACATCGCGATGGTGGACGAGGATGGGGCGCCGCTTCGCGTCGCCCGCACGGGGGACACCATTCGCATTCGCATGGATCTGCACGCCTCCAAACGCGTCGAGGGCTGGGTGACGGCCTTCTCCTTGGACACGAACCTGGGCCAAAAGCTCCACTACTACAACTCACGTAACTCCGGTGTGACGCTGCCGCCCATCGACGGAGACGCGACGGTGATGATCACCGTGCCCACCCTGACCCTGGGAGAGGGCATGTACCGGATGAACGTCTCCATCGACGACGCGGGCGGGCAGCCCTACGCTCAGCGCGACGGGGCGTGGGACCTCGTCGTGCAGGGCAATGGCATCGGCTCGGGGCCCGTCGCTCTTGATTCCGCGATCGAAGTCGAGGGCTGA
- a CDS encoding glycosyltransferase family 4 protein produces the protein MPTFLSSPIRVLMDATAIPANLGGVGRYVDDLVPELERQGVDLTMAVQERDAEHFATRLPSARIIPISPRFQSRPARMAWEQTGLASLIRKVRPDVLHSPHYTSPQFPGVPVVITLHDATFFSHPQAHSRLKQRFFTSAIRRAIRRASALVVPSEATRDETIKYAGGDASQFYVAYHGVDRDIFHPVDDAERERVKASLGLDGRDYIGFLGTLEPRKNVPNLVRGWVQAVWDRPQPPALVLAGGKGWDEDIEPALASVPSHLTVLRPGYLPLTDLPGFLSGCLVLAYPSIAEGFGLPVLEAMSCGAATLTTRLTSLPEVGGDAVEYCDTDPQSIALALSALLDAPSRRDELSRAAIERSGEFTWERAARVHVQAYRAAVS, from the coding sequence ATGCCCACCTTCCTCTCCTCCCCAATCCGTGTCCTGATGGACGCCACCGCGATTCCCGCAAACCTTGGGGGTGTCGGCCGCTACGTCGATGACCTCGTGCCCGAACTGGAGCGGCAGGGCGTCGATCTCACGATGGCGGTTCAGGAACGCGACGCGGAGCACTTCGCAACGCGCCTGCCCTCCGCCCGCATCATTCCCATCTCCCCGCGCTTCCAGTCACGCCCGGCACGCATGGCGTGGGAACAGACGGGGCTCGCCTCCCTCATCCGCAAGGTGCGCCCCGACGTCCTTCATTCCCCCCACTACACCTCCCCGCAGTTCCCGGGCGTTCCGGTCGTCATCACCTTGCACGACGCGACGTTCTTCTCCCACCCGCAGGCCCATTCTCGCCTCAAGCAGCGTTTCTTCACGTCTGCGATCCGCCGCGCCATTCGTCGCGCGTCCGCGCTCGTGGTCCCCTCGGAGGCGACACGCGACGAGACGATCAAGTACGCGGGAGGGGACGCCTCCCAGTTCTACGTCGCCTACCACGGTGTGGACCGCGACATCTTCCACCCGGTGGACGACGCGGAGCGCGAGCGCGTCAAGGCCAGCCTCGGGCTCGATGGCCGCGACTACATCGGCTTCCTGGGCACTCTCGAGCCCCGCAAGAACGTGCCGAACCTGGTGCGCGGCTGGGTGCAGGCCGTGTGGGATCGGCCACAACCCCCCGCCCTCGTGTTGGCCGGAGGAAAGGGCTGGGATGAGGACATCGAGCCGGCGCTGGCCTCGGTTCCCTCCCACCTGACGGTCCTGCGGCCCGGCTACCTGCCCCTGACGGACCTGCCAGGATTCCTCTCGGGCTGCCTCGTCCTGGCCTACCCCTCGATCGCGGAGGGCTTCGGCCTGCCCGTTCTCGAGGCGATGAGCTGTGGGGCCGCAACGCTCACCACCCGCCTCACCTCCCTGCCGGAGGTCGGCGGAGACGCCGTTGAGTACTGCGACACGGACCCCCAGTCGATCGCGCTGGCGCTCAGCGCGCTGCTGGACGCACCCTCTCGGCGCGACGAGCTGAGCCGGGCCGCCATCGAGCGCTCGGGCGAGTTCACGTGGGAGCGCGCCGCCCGCGTCCACGTGCAGGCCTACCGCGCCGCCGTCTCCTGA
- the rfbB gene encoding dTDP-glucose 4,6-dehydratase, producing the protein MKIVVTGGAGFIGANFVHTLLEDHPDVDVVVLDKFTYAGNRASLTDIPADQAARLSVVEGDVADADLVDGVVGGADAVVHFAAESHNDNSLLDPSPFIQTNLVGTFTLLEAVRRYKVRFHHISTDEVYGDLELDDPAKFTPTTPYNPSSPYSSSKAGSDLLVRAWVRSFGVEATISNCSNNYGPYQHIEKFIPRMITNRLRGVRPRLYGDGLNVRDWIHVRDHNTAVWEILMRGRIGETYLIGANGETNNRDVVAILNELMGYPADDFDHVTDRPGHDLRYAIDNSKLVTELGWEPRFTNFRDGLADTIAWYTDNEAWWAPLKEAVEAKYAAEGH; encoded by the coding sequence ATGAAGATCGTCGTCACCGGCGGCGCCGGCTTTATCGGAGCGAACTTTGTTCACACGCTCCTCGAGGACCATCCGGACGTCGACGTCGTCGTTCTGGACAAGTTCACCTACGCGGGCAACCGCGCCTCCCTCACCGACATCCCCGCCGATCAGGCGGCCCGCCTCAGCGTCGTTGAAGGCGACGTCGCCGACGCGGACCTGGTCGACGGCGTGGTTGGCGGCGCGGACGCGGTCGTTCACTTCGCCGCCGAATCCCACAACGACAACTCGCTCCTGGATCCCTCGCCGTTCATTCAGACGAACCTGGTGGGAACCTTCACCCTGCTTGAGGCCGTGCGTCGCTACAAGGTTCGCTTCCACCACATCTCCACGGACGAGGTCTACGGTGACCTCGAGCTGGACGATCCGGCGAAGTTCACGCCCACGACCCCCTACAACCCCTCCTCGCCCTACTCCTCCTCCAAGGCCGGGTCGGATCTCCTGGTGCGCGCGTGGGTGCGTTCCTTCGGAGTCGAGGCGACGATCTCCAACTGCTCCAACAACTACGGTCCCTACCAGCACATCGAGAAGTTCATTCCTCGCATGATCACCAACCGCCTGCGCGGAGTGCGTCCGCGCCTGTACGGCGACGGCCTGAATGTGCGCGACTGGATCCACGTGCGCGATCACAACACGGCCGTGTGGGAGATCCTCATGCGCGGACGGATCGGCGAGACCTACCTGATCGGCGCCAACGGCGAGACCAACAACCGCGACGTTGTCGCGATCCTGAACGAGCTCATGGGCTACCCGGCGGACGACTTCGACCACGTCACCGATCGCCCCGGGCACGACCTGCGCTACGCGATCGATAATTCCAAGCTCGTGACCGAGCTCGGCTGGGAGCCCCGCTTCACCAACTTCCGTGACGGCCTGGCCGACACGATCGCCTGGTACACGGACAACGAGGCCTGGTGGGCGCCCCTGAAGGAGGCCGTCGAAGCCAAGTACGCCGCCGAGGGGCACTGA
- a CDS encoding rhamnosyltransferase WsaF family glycosyltransferase, with amino-acid sequence MTQTNPLVRKVAKGTSYLRRNGVRMTTARLLQGMGNQIANSGKGKGKGKIPLGMLVKFSDAAALDWASEPHWRTNPRTVGEGPYTTAWIMSPPGESSGGHQNIFRFLSYLEAAGHRVKIFLYWSQKIPVDADRVREMIERSSAYPTLKASYALYDPAVGVGEDVDAIFATGWETAYPAYLDRSRARRYYFVQDFEPSFYPVGSENQLAENTYRFGFEAFTAGRWLAKKLHDEYGMTTHPFDFASDLSLYQRTNDQRRKDIFFYARPVTMRRGFELGCMVLADVKKRRPDIRIHMAGWDVSDWKVPFDYVNHGAMKLEELSPLYNRCAAALVMSLTNLSLLPLELLSCGTIPVVNDGPNNRLVADNPNIDYVPLSPGALAAELIRIVDADDQVEASRRAAASVESLSWADSGRRFVADFEEAMHA; translated from the coding sequence ATGACACAGACGAATCCTCTGGTGCGTAAGGTCGCGAAGGGCACCTCCTACCTCAGGCGCAACGGGGTGCGGATGACCACCGCCCGACTCCTGCAGGGAATGGGCAACCAGATCGCAAACTCCGGCAAGGGCAAAGGCAAGGGCAAGATTCCCCTCGGAATGCTCGTGAAGTTCTCCGACGCCGCAGCGCTGGACTGGGCAAGCGAACCCCACTGGAGGACCAACCCCCGCACCGTCGGCGAGGGGCCCTACACGACGGCCTGGATCATGTCCCCTCCGGGAGAATCCTCCGGCGGGCATCAGAACATCTTCCGTTTCCTGTCCTACCTGGAGGCCGCCGGACACCGGGTCAAGATCTTCCTGTACTGGTCCCAGAAGATTCCCGTGGACGCCGATCGCGTGCGCGAGATGATCGAGCGTTCCAGCGCATACCCGACCCTGAAGGCGAGCTACGCCCTCTACGACCCCGCCGTCGGGGTGGGTGAGGACGTGGACGCCATCTTCGCCACGGGGTGGGAAACCGCCTACCCCGCATACCTGGACCGCTCCCGCGCGCGGCGCTACTACTTCGTCCAGGACTTTGAGCCCTCCTTCTACCCCGTGGGGTCGGAGAATCAGCTCGCCGAGAACACCTACCGCTTCGGCTTCGAAGCATTCACCGCCGGCAGGTGGCTGGCCAAGAAGCTCCACGACGAGTACGGGATGACGACCCATCCCTTCGACTTCGCCTCGGACCTGTCGCTGTATCAGCGCACGAACGACCAGCGCCGCAAGGACATCTTCTTCTACGCTCGGCCGGTCACGATGCGCCGCGGCTTCGAGCTGGGGTGCATGGTCCTAGCCGACGTGAAGAAGCGTCGCCCCGACATCCGCATCCACATGGCCGGATGGGACGTGTCGGACTGGAAGGTGCCCTTCGACTACGTCAATCACGGGGCGATGAAACTCGAGGAGCTGTCGCCGCTGTACAACAGGTGCGCCGCGGCCCTCGTCATGTCGCTCACCAACCTGTCTCTCCTGCCGCTGGAACTGCTGTCCTGCGGGACGATACCGGTCGTCAACGACGGGCCCAACAACCGCCTCGTGGCCGACAACCCCAACATTGACTACGTGCCGCTGTCCCCCGGGGCGCTCGCGGCTGAGCTCATCCGCATCGTCGACGCCGACGACCAAGTCGAGGCGTCGCGCAGGGCTGCGGCCTCGGTCGAATCGCTCAGCTGGGCGGATTCGGGCAGGCGCTTCGTTGCCGACTTCGAGGAGGCCATGCATGCCTAA
- a CDS encoding glycosyltransferase, giving the protein MAEVSRDGGGPRPRVTVLMATYNGMAEGGAWLDEQIDSVLDQVGVEVSLVVSDDASTDSTRSHLDARSAADPRITVVPQREGRPGVTGNFLHLFTTHVPDGSYVAFTDQDDVWHRDKLSGQLALMRAEGACVVSSNVTSFESLPGGAVGERRLIRKSQPQRAWDFLFEAAGPGSTYLFSPDAHAALVEAVSRLDYSEIGVHDWYLYALARARGLPWVIGEEPTLEYRQHGGNVQGANSGAGARDARMAKLRNGFYRRQFILTARAALAVGTFEPRRRRELEAILGELEDQGLAARLRFSMRWPHIRRDRVEGIKLAAARVLGVW; this is encoded by the coding sequence TTGGCTGAGGTGAGCCGAGACGGGGGTGGACCTCGTCCCCGCGTCACCGTCCTCATGGCCACCTACAACGGGATGGCCGAGGGCGGGGCGTGGCTCGACGAGCAGATCGACTCTGTCCTCGATCAGGTCGGTGTGGAGGTGTCCCTGGTCGTATCCGACGATGCTTCCACGGACTCGACGCGCTCCCACCTGGACGCGCGCTCCGCCGCCGACCCGCGCATCACCGTTGTGCCCCAGCGCGAAGGCAGGCCGGGGGTCACGGGTAACTTCCTGCACCTGTTTACCACCCACGTTCCCGACGGCTCCTACGTGGCCTTCACGGACCAGGACGACGTGTGGCACCGGGACAAACTCTCCGGACAGCTGGCTCTCATGCGCGCCGAAGGGGCCTGCGTGGTTTCCTCCAATGTCACCTCCTTCGAGAGCCTACCGGGCGGGGCGGTGGGTGAGCGTCGCCTCATTCGCAAATCTCAGCCGCAGCGCGCGTGGGACTTCCTGTTTGAGGCCGCGGGACCGGGGTCGACCTACCTCTTCTCTCCCGACGCTCACGCGGCTCTCGTCGAGGCGGTCTCACGCCTGGACTACAGCGAGATCGGCGTTCACGACTGGTACCTGTACGCGCTCGCGCGCGCGCGTGGCCTGCCGTGGGTGATCGGCGAGGAACCGACGCTGGAGTACCGCCAGCACGGCGGCAACGTGCAGGGAGCAAACTCTGGTGCGGGGGCGCGCGATGCTCGCATGGCCAAGCTGCGTAACGGCTTCTATCGCAGGCAGTTCATTCTGACGGCGCGTGCCGCCCTCGCGGTGGGCACTTTTGAACCCCGTCGACGCCGCGAGTTGGAGGCAATCCTCGGCGAGCTTGAGGATCAGGGTCTGGCGGCGAGGCTGCGCTTTAGCATGCGCTGGCCACACATCAGGCGCGACCGCGTGGAGGGCATCAAGCTCGCCGCCGCGCGCGTCCTGGGAGTCTGGTAG
- a CDS encoding NAD-dependent epimerase/dehydratase family protein, protein MPKILVVGGNGFLGSHLVDALARNEGTSIRAFDMFGSGTHWSATGVEAFDGNFLNHDDVSRAVTGVDIVVHMLSTTDPATAENDPTLDVRTNIQGSIDLFQACVDAGVKHVYFASSGGTIYGDQDKVSYHEGDPTLPVSPYGIGKLTIENYMRFFARKFALKSTSLRISNPYGTRQNPHKRQGIIPIFLRHVLGGEALTVMGDGSMFRDYIYVGDFASIVSTMIERGATRSIYNIGSGRGTSVNDIVASIRRVTGTDPEIQYVPTPSTYVHGSVLNTDRVNREFGPFEMTTLDQGIAKTWQEIQAHGY, encoded by the coding sequence ATGCCTAAGATCCTGGTCGTCGGAGGAAACGGATTCCTCGGCTCGCATCTCGTCGACGCGCTCGCCCGCAACGAGGGAACGTCGATCCGCGCCTTCGACATGTTCGGCAGCGGGACTCACTGGAGCGCTACCGGCGTCGAAGCCTTCGACGGGAACTTCCTCAATCACGACGACGTGTCGCGCGCGGTGACGGGCGTCGACATCGTCGTGCACATGCTCTCCACGACCGACCCGGCCACCGCGGAGAACGACCCCACGCTGGACGTTCGCACGAACATCCAGGGAAGCATCGACCTCTTCCAGGCATGCGTGGATGCCGGGGTCAAGCACGTGTACTTCGCCTCCAGCGGGGGCACGATCTACGGTGATCAGGACAAGGTGAGCTACCACGAGGGCGACCCCACGCTGCCGGTGTCCCCCTACGGGATCGGAAAGCTCACCATCGAGAACTACATGCGTTTCTTCGCCCGCAAGTTCGCGCTCAAATCCACCTCGCTGCGCATCTCCAATCCCTATGGAACCAGGCAAAACCCGCACAAGAGGCAGGGCATCATTCCGATCTTCCTGCGCCACGTGCTGGGGGGAGAAGCCCTGACGGTCATGGGCGATGGCAGCATGTTCCGCGACTATATTTACGTGGGCGACTTCGCCTCCATCGTCTCCACCATGATCGAGCGCGGGGCGACCCGCTCGATCTACAACATTGGATCGGGACGAGGAACCAGCGTGAACGACATCGTCGCCTCCATCCGCCGAGTCACCGGGACCGACCCGGAGATCCAGTACGTTCCCACCCCCTCGACCTACGTGCACGGTTCCGTCTTGAACACCGATCGCGTCAATAGGGAGTTTGGTCCCTTCGAGATGACAACCCTGGATCAGGGAATCGCGAAAACCTGGCAGGAGATTCAAGCACATGGCTACTGA
- a CDS encoding glycosyltransferase family A protein — MATENAPIEAKDATLDVSVVILTYNGEQHIDEILSSLTNQRYEGTYEILVIDSGSTDSTLDIVATYPSVRLHQIPNSEFGHGKTRNLGAHLARGRIVAYLTHDATPASDRWLHEITAPFAISERIVAVMGSQIPRPDAFPLLRYEIKGVFGGFGPGFGTTLFYDDDFIQDEGVRNAVTFYSDVNSAARKDVLTGEVPYRDVSYAEDQLLGRDVIAAGYIKAYAPRAAVLHSNEMTVSEYDDRMFEETQGLREVGIDVAMPSIPTVIRMVTTGILKDALRLARDREVGRRRKISGFFLNPAYHVQKWRGVRRGVRSPLKRYGQ; from the coding sequence ATGGCTACTGAGAACGCGCCCATCGAGGCCAAGGATGCGACCCTGGACGTCAGCGTCGTCATCCTGACGTACAACGGCGAGCAGCACATTGACGAGATCCTCTCTTCGCTGACCAATCAGCGATACGAGGGGACCTACGAGATCCTCGTCATTGACTCCGGCTCCACCGACTCCACCCTCGACATCGTCGCCACGTACCCGTCGGTGCGCCTCCATCAGATCCCGAACAGCGAGTTCGGGCACGGCAAGACCCGCAACCTCGGCGCTCACCTGGCCAGGGGTCGCATCGTCGCCTACCTGACGCACGACGCGACCCCCGCCTCGGACCGTTGGCTGCACGAGATCACCGCGCCCTTCGCGATCTCCGAGCGCATCGTGGCCGTCATGGGCTCGCAGATCCCTCGCCCCGATGCCTTCCCCCTGCTGCGCTACGAAATTAAGGGCGTCTTTGGTGGTTTCGGCCCGGGTTTTGGCACCACGCTGTTCTACGACGATGACTTTATCCAGGACGAGGGCGTGCGCAACGCCGTCACCTTCTACTCCGACGTGAACTCCGCCGCCCGCAAGGACGTGCTCACCGGCGAGGTGCCGTACCGCGACGTGTCCTACGCGGAGGACCAGCTGCTGGGCAGGGATGTCATCGCGGCCGGATACATCAAGGCCTACGCCCCGCGAGCCGCCGTCCTGCACTCGAACGAGATGACCGTCAGCGAGTACGACGATCGCATGTTCGAGGAGACGCAGGGGCTGCGCGAGGTGGGCATCGACGTGGCCATGCCCTCGATCCCCACCGTGATCCGCATGGTGACCACGGGCATTCTCAAGGACGCGCTGCGCCTGGCGCGGGACCGCGAGGTCGGTAGGCGCCGCAAGATCAGCGGCTTCTTCCTCAACCCCGCCTACCACGTCCAGAAGTGGAGGGGCGTGCGCAGGGGCGTTCGTTCCCCGCTGAAACGATATGGCCAGTGA